A region of the Nocardia asteroides genome:
ACCGTGGTCACCCAGACGGTTCCGTCGGCGCCGACCGCCGCGCCACCGAGCTGGCCGTATCTGTCCTGCGCCAACAGGGTCGGGGCCGCGGTGACCGCGTGGGTGTTCGGGTCGGCGGCGGCGATGGCGAGGGCTTTCGCGCGGGTCAGCGAGATGGCGACGCCGTCGGGGGCCGCCGCGCAGCCCGCGACGCCGGGCCGGTCCGGCCAGGTCCACATGGTGGTGACCACGCCGTCGCCGCCGAGCCGCTGCAACCGGTCCTCGGCGGCGGTGCGGTCGGTGATCCAGATGCTGTCTTTGCTGTCGCGGCACACGTCGCCGGCGGTGCCTATGCCCGAGACGGCGATCTCCGGCGCGGGCGTACGGCCGGGCACCGGCGAGTTCACGCGCAGCAACTTGCCCGCGAGCGAGCTCGCCGACGCGGCCGCGCCGGGGTTGCCCGCGTCGCCGGTCAGCACGAGCATCTGGTCGGGTGAGACGAAGTCGATCGCGCCCCGGTTCCCGCTGTCGCCTTTCGGGATCCCGGTGAGCACGTCCTTCGGGGAGCCGCCCTCGCCGATGCGGACCACCCGGTTGTCGCTCGCTGTGGTGATGTAGGCGTACATCAGGCCGTCTTCGCGGTAGGTGGGCGACAGCGCGATATCGCTGAGGCCGCCGTCGCCGGAGCCGTCCACGTCCAGTCGCGCGATCTCGACCGGCGGCTGCTCCGGGACCACCTTCATGATGCGGCCGGTCCTGCGCTCGGCGACCAGCGCGCCGTCGGCCAGGGTGACCAGGCCGCCGGTGGTGTCCAGGCACGTGGCCACGACCGCCGGGTCCGGGTCGATGCACGGGCCGCTGGGGCGGGTGGTGGAGGTGGGTGACTGGTTCGGTTTCTTCGGGTCGATGTCGGCTCCGCGCAGGGTCGGTTCCGGGGTGAACGGGCTGGACGCCGAATCGTCGAACCGGGCGCACCCGACCAGCAGGGCGGAACCGAGCGCCAAGCTCGCCGCGACGCGGCCCACGACAACCAAACTCATAGTTCAGACGTTACGGAAATACCGTCGCCCGCGCCCCCTCCGGGTGGGGTGTCGCGCGCACACTGACACGCCACGCCGTTACTCGCCCGCTATAGCGCGGTGCCGCATAGGGTATTGGCCGTGACCGACAAGCCGAAAGACACGCCCGAATCCAAGGCCGGGAACGCCACGCCCTCCACGGCAGAGCAGTCGGCGGTGTCGTCCACCGGTCGAGGGGTGACCAGCCCGTACGATTCGCCGACCGAGCAGTTCGAGCGGGTGGACACGGCCCAGCGGCCGGGATTGCGCAAGGACGTCCCGCGCACCGAGGAGGAGCTCGGACTCGACCCGGAGGTCCCGAGCACCGCCGAGAGCAAGGCCGCCGGGGGCGCGGCGCCCACCTACGATTACGCCAGCATCCCGCCCGCCCCGGCACCGCCGAACGAGACCGGGCGTCTGCGCCGCCGCACCGGCGAGAACCGCCGGGGAACGCTCGATCTCGGTTTGCTGCTGTTGCGTCTGGTCGTCGGCGCCACCTTCCTCTACCACGGTCTGCAGAAGCTCACCGGCTGGTTCCACGGCCCCGGTCTGGACGGCACGCGCGACATGATGGAGCGCGGCGGCTGGGATCATCCGACGGTGTCCACCATCCTGCTCACCGCGGGCGAGGTCGGCGGCGGTGTCCTGCTGATCCTCGGGCTCGCCACCCCGTTGGCGGCGGGCGCGGTGCTGGCGGTGATCCTGGACGCCTGGGCCTGGAAGCAGGGCATGGCCCCCGGATTCCAGTACAA
Encoded here:
- a CDS encoding DoxX family protein; the protein is MTDKPKDTPESKAGNATPSTAEQSAVSSTGRGVTSPYDSPTEQFERVDTAQRPGLRKDVPRTEEELGLDPEVPSTAESKAAGGAAPTYDYASIPPAPAPPNETGRLRRRTGENRRGTLDLGLLLLRLVVGATFLYHGLQKLTGWFHGPGLDGTRDMMERGGWDHPTVSTILLTAGEVGGGVLLILGLATPLAAGAVLAVILDAWAWKQGMAPGFQYKAGPGAVEMESILAGVATVIILTGPGRLSFDRNRGWAIRPAAGSFVVLLLAIAAAVGAYWYLHGGNPLTGIGPFA
- a CDS encoding PQQ-dependent sugar dehydrogenase, coding for MSLVVVGRVAASLALGSALLVGCARFDDSASSPFTPEPTLRGADIDPKKPNQSPTSTTRPSGPCIDPDPAVVATCLDTTGGLVTLADGALVAERRTGRIMKVVPEQPPVEIARLDVDGSGDGGLSDIALSPTYREDGLMYAYITTASDNRVVRIGEGGSPKDVLTGIPKGDSGNRGAIDFVSPDQMLVLTGDAGNPGAAASASSLAGKLLRVNSPVPGRTPAPEIAVSGIGTAGDVCRDSKDSIWITDRTAAEDRLQRLGGDGVVTTMWTWPDRPGVAGCAAAPDGVAISLTRAKALAIAAADPNTHAVTAAPTLLAQDRYGQLGGAAVGADGTVWVTTVNKTDGQPGPFDDRVVRIPPPQAGGGGTD